A genomic window from Pseudomonadota bacterium includes:
- a CDS encoding adenosine kinase codes for MINDSNKSNGKKLVVGIGSALVDILALEDDEFIEKSGVVKGGMTLVNDYVIDDTLSMTTNKTSIVPGGSACNTIVGIGKLGGAARFVGKLGEDELGKFFENDLKNNNVESHLFTCSFPTGRVLSIVTPDAQRSMFTCLGASLETKPEEITINCFIGAAVVHIEGYLLFNKDLMLSALNNAKSSGALISLDLASFTVVEENKDFIDKIVDDYVDILLANEDEASAFTGYKDELRAIDDLSKRADIAVLKIGERGSYISHKGEVIKVAPMGNGFALDTTGAGDLWAAGFLFGLVNGYNLKKCGELGSACGYEVCQVVGANIPEDGWDRIKKMLM; via the coding sequence ATGATTAACGACTCAAATAAAAGTAATGGCAAAAAACTTGTAGTAGGCATAGGATCGGCTCTTGTTGATATTCTTGCTCTTGAGGATGATGAGTTTATAGAAAAATCCGGTGTTGTAAAGGGTGGAATGACTCTGGTTAACGATTATGTTATTGATGACACATTATCCATGACAACAAATAAAACCAGCATAGTACCGGGAGGTTCTGCATGCAATACAATAGTAGGCATAGGGAAACTGGGCGGTGCAGCACGGTTTGTAGGTAAATTGGGTGAAGACGAGCTCGGTAAATTTTTTGAAAATGATTTAAAAAATAATAATGTTGAATCACATCTTTTTACTTGCTCTTTTCCTACCGGAAGAGTTCTTTCTATAGTTACACCAGATGCCCAGCGTTCGATGTTTACCTGCCTTGGTGCTTCTTTGGAAACAAAACCGGAAGAAATTACAATTAATTGTTTTATTGGAGCTGCGGTTGTCCATATAGAGGGTTATTTGCTTTTTAACAAAGATTTAATGCTATCTGCTTTAAACAACGCAAAATCGTCGGGTGCGCTTATTTCACTGGATCTTGCAAGTTTCACGGTTGTCGAAGAAAATAAAGATTTTATTGATAAAATAGTCGACGACTATGTAGATATATTACTCGCCAATGAGGATGAAGCATCTGCATTTACAGGTTATAAAGACGAACTGCGAGCTATAGATGATTTATCAAAACGTGCGGATATTGCAGTGCTGAAAATAGGTGAACGGGGAAGCTACATATCACACAAGGGAGAAGTTATTAAAGTTGCTCCAATGGGAAACGGATTTGCGTTAGATACCACCGGAGCAGGTGACCTTTGGGCGGCTGGGTTTTTATTCGGATTAGTAAATGGTTACAACCTCAAAAAATGTGGCGAACTTGGGTCCGCGTGTGGATATGAAGTTTGTCAGGTTGTAGGAGCTAATATACCGGAAGATGGCTGGGATAGAATAAAAAAAATGCTTATGTAA
- a CDS encoding tetratricopeptide repeat protein, with the protein MAKNKITRKELFNKPDEFITFSAKLFNLLAEYQTQVLCAIGAVVLIAIAFSGYGYFHRKSESKAFSMLQNNLRQYTVSLKKHGPQKALGEVNAGFNDIIDKYSGNIGGKVARLEFANICYKAGDIDKAIDSYDKALIDFSNNRFVKCQILNNLGYSYEEKKDLKSAVNYFEKIIAEPGNLLKDEAYFNLGRLFALLGEENKSKEAYEKICTDFADSSYFMIAKEHIS; encoded by the coding sequence ATGGCAAAGAATAAAATAACAAGAAAAGAACTCTTTAATAAACCTGATGAATTTATTACCTTTTCAGCTAAATTATTCAATCTTTTAGCTGAATATCAGACACAAGTATTATGTGCCATAGGTGCAGTGGTGCTAATTGCTATTGCCTTTTCCGGATATGGTTACTTTCATCGAAAGTCTGAAAGCAAAGCTTTTTCGATGCTTCAAAACAATTTGAGGCAATATACCGTTTCTCTTAAAAAACATGGCCCTCAAAAAGCTTTGGGCGAAGTTAATGCCGGATTTAATGATATTATAGACAAATATTCGGGAAATATTGGAGGTAAAGTAGCAAGGCTTGAATTTGCTAATATTTGCTATAAAGCCGGAGATATAGATAAAGCAATTGATTCATATGATAAAGCGCTTATTGATTTTAGCAACAATCGGTTTGTTAAATGCCAGATCTTAAATAATCTTGGCTATTCCTATGAAGAAAAAAAGGATTTAAAATCAGCAGTAAATTATTTTGAAAAAATTATTGCAGAACCAGGTAATTTATTAAAAGATGAGGCCTATTTTAACCTCGGAAGGCTTTTTGCCTTATTGGGGGAAGAAAATAAAAGCAAAGAAGCTTATGAAAAAATTTGTACCGATTTTGCAGACTCTTCCTATTTTATGATTGCCAAAGAACATATCTCGTGA